One window of the Ureibacillus sp. FSL W7-1570 genome contains the following:
- a CDS encoding riboflavin kinase — translation MNALSHPRERFIVGQVKKGKQLGKQLGFPTANLNTLGEIKLEGGVYGVFIYIEKRKYAGIMNIGTRPTFNDGNHQTVEVHIFDFHENLYGKYLTVEPAFFVRKEKKFNGIEELIGQIEKDVLYARSQFQSFNGEGGGHEKIQRTTAFA, via the coding sequence ATGAACGCATTAAGTCATCCAAGGGAAAGATTTATCGTTGGCCAAGTGAAAAAAGGAAAGCAACTTGGAAAACAATTGGGTTTTCCAACGGCGAACTTAAATACATTAGGAGAAATAAAGTTGGAGGGGGGTGTCTATGGAGTCTTCATATACATTGAAAAAAGAAAATATGCAGGAATCATGAACATTGGCACTCGCCCGACATTTAATGATGGAAATCATCAAACGGTAGAAGTCCACATTTTTGATTTTCATGAAAATTTATATGGCAAATATCTCACGGTGGAACCCGCCTTTTTTGTCAGAAAGGAAAAAAAGTTTAATGGCATCGAAGAATTGATCGGTCAAATTGAAAAGGATGTATTATATGCTCGTTCCCAATTTCAATCATTCAATGGGGAGGGTGGTGGCCATGAAAAAATACAACGAACTACTGCATTTGCCTGA
- a CDS encoding LLM class flavin-dependent oxidoreductase yields MTNQKRMLLGSFFQTFLGHHLAAWRYPETKTEEVTSLSLYKEIAELSEKGKFDIIFLADVLAHNEEDIAYTPQIRLEATTMMASLASITKNIGLVATLSTTFTHPFNVARQFATIDHMSGGRAAWNIVTTAHDHEAANFGLEEQLDHSIRYERADEFVEVTKKLWDSWEKDTLLFDRENGIFLDEKKIHPIYHEGKYFKVRGPINIPRPPQGYPLLVTASASDKGREFAVKHADILFTLAPSTVEEGKAVYRTIKQKVAAYGRNPEHFKIMPGIVPFVGKTEKEAIEKFEHFQELILPQLGIGWLSRYVDHDLSQYSPDDPMPELKEVDQVNGEKGRFKLLSDLARERNYTIKELARYFVATQGHLFVVGSGEQVADTLSDWYLNGAADGFNIKFPYFPGGIKDFVDYAIPVLQERGLVQTEYADGTLREKLGLDYPSLSTVNV; encoded by the coding sequence ATGACAAATCAAAAACGTATGCTTTTAGGATCATTTTTTCAAACCTTTCTAGGACATCATTTGGCTGCATGGCGATATCCTGAAACAAAAACGGAAGAGGTGACAAGCCTTTCTCTTTATAAGGAAATCGCAGAGCTTTCTGAAAAAGGAAAATTCGATATTATCTTTTTGGCCGATGTATTGGCGCATAATGAAGAAGATATTGCCTATACGCCTCAAATCCGGTTGGAAGCAACAACAATGATGGCTTCGCTCGCTTCAATTACAAAAAATATTGGATTAGTAGCGACACTATCCACTACGTTTACCCATCCTTTTAATGTGGCAAGACAGTTCGCTACGATTGATCATATGAGCGGCGGCCGGGCGGCATGGAACATCGTGACGACCGCCCATGATCATGAAGCGGCAAATTTCGGATTGGAAGAACAATTGGATCATTCCATTCGGTATGAACGGGCCGATGAGTTTGTCGAAGTGACGAAAAAGTTATGGGACAGTTGGGAAAAAGATACCCTTTTATTCGACCGGGAAAATGGCATTTTTTTGGATGAAAAGAAAATTCACCCAATCTATCATGAAGGAAAGTATTTTAAAGTGAGGGGTCCTATTAATATTCCAAGACCGCCGCAAGGGTATCCACTTTTGGTAACAGCCAGCGCTTCTGACAAAGGCCGGGAATTCGCCGTTAAGCATGCGGATATTTTATTTACTCTTGCACCTTCCACTGTGGAGGAAGGAAAAGCGGTTTATCGAACTATTAAACAGAAAGTGGCAGCTTACGGACGCAATCCGGAGCATTTCAAAATTATGCCGGGAATCGTTCCGTTTGTTGGAAAAACCGAGAAAGAAGCAATCGAAAAGTTCGAGCATTTCCAGGAACTGATTCTTCCACAGTTGGGGATTGGCTGGTTATCCCGGTATGTTGACCATGACTTATCCCAATATTCACCTGATGATCCGATGCCGGAATTAAAAGAGGTGGACCAGGTGAATGGGGAAAAAGGAAGATTTAAATTATTATCCGATTTGGCAAGGGAAAGAAATTATACCATTAAAGAATTGGCCCGTTATTTCGTAGCGACGCAAGGCCATTTGTTTGTAGTCGGTTCAGGGGAACAAGTTGCGGATACACTAAGCGACTGGTACTTGAATGGGGCTGCGGACGGCTTCAATATCAAATTCCCTTATTTCCCTGGGGGCATAAAAGATTTTGTGGACTATGCAATTCCGGTTTTACAAGAGCGGGGGCTCGTCCAAACGGAGTATGCGGACGGGACTTTACGGGAAAAATTGGGATTGGATTATCCGAGTCTATCAACAGTAAACGTATAA
- a CDS encoding ABC transporter permease subunit, with protein MKRHLKHYSITLAIFLALILIWVYMTGFSNLLNPVIFPPITAIAGAFADAFDEMVKGFASSMGLLVPALALALILGIGGGVFFGLRPNAREIFSPFFHILSPLPPTLFIPYAIALLPTFKTASIAILFIGAFWPIFLGTIQGVVLIDKHYWDNAKMIGLKGKDFIWKFVLPASAPYILSSTGTALTLSFIVLIMAEMFGAQSGMGHFVLYYTDFSQYDYVLAGIIFNAVIILTIILAFEKIKKRILFWMNFKSE; from the coding sequence ATGAAAAGACACCTAAAACATTACTCGATTACGCTGGCCATTTTTCTGGCATTGATTTTGATATGGGTATATATGACAGGATTCAGCAATTTGCTAAATCCTGTCATATTTCCTCCAATTACAGCGATTGCGGGCGCTTTTGCGGATGCCTTTGATGAGATGGTGAAAGGATTCGCGAGCTCCATGGGGCTGTTGGTGCCCGCCCTCGCTTTGGCATTGATTTTAGGAATCGGTGGAGGAGTCTTTTTCGGACTCCGGCCCAATGCCCGGGAAATCTTTTCACCTTTCTTCCATATTTTAAGCCCCCTTCCGCCAACGTTGTTTATTCCATACGCCATCGCATTATTGCCGACGTTTAAAACGGCTTCCATCGCGATTTTGTTTATAGGGGCGTTCTGGCCGATATTTCTCGGAACCATCCAGGGAGTCGTGCTTATTGATAAACATTATTGGGATAACGCGAAGATGATCGGATTGAAAGGGAAAGATTTCATTTGGAAATTTGTTTTGCCGGCAAGCGCCCCATATATTTTAAGCAGTACAGGAACGGCGCTCACATTGTCTTTTATCGTTTTGATCATGGCGGAAATGTTTGGCGCCCAATCAGGAATGGGGCATTTTGTATTGTACTATACAGACTTTTCCCAATATGATTATGTGTTGGCGGGCATTATATTTAATGCGGTCATTATTCTGACGATTATTCTTGCATTTGAAAAAATAAAGAAGCGGATTTTATTCTGGATGAATTTCAAAAGCGAGTAA
- the resA gene encoding thiol-disulfide oxidoreductase ResA: MAKSIKSGLKKSGYLIPLVLISYFVYIHFFHDAENNQTKGAAIAPEFTLKDLDGNIHSLSDYSGSGVVVNFWATYCPPCQKEMPTIEKAYQEFQDQGIEVLAINVGEPALFVHSFISKNNVSFPILLDRDEQVSKTYGVLNLPITLFIKDGEIMEEINGELTEQTLRDNMEKMITK, translated from the coding sequence ATGGCCAAATCGATCAAGAGTGGATTGAAAAAGTCGGGTTATTTAATTCCATTAGTTCTGATCAGTTATTTTGTGTATATTCATTTTTTTCATGATGCGGAAAACAATCAGACGAAAGGCGCAGCCATAGCACCCGAATTCACATTAAAAGACCTCGATGGGAATATCCACAGCCTTTCAGATTATTCAGGAAGCGGAGTGGTCGTCAATTTTTGGGCCACTTATTGCCCTCCATGTCAAAAGGAAATGCCAACGATTGAAAAAGCATATCAAGAATTTCAAGATCAAGGCATTGAAGTGCTGGCTATTAATGTTGGAGAACCTGCGCTTTTCGTCCATTCATTTATCTCCAAAAATAATGTAAGTTTTCCAATTTTATTGGATCGTGACGAACAAGTGTCCAAAACATATGGGGTATTAAATTTGCCAATTACATTATTTATTAAAGATGGAGAAATCATGGAAGAAATCAATGGAGAATTGACGGAACAAACATTGCGAGACAATATGGAGAAAATGATAACCAAGTAA
- a CDS encoding ABC transporter substrate-binding protein, whose amino-acid sequence MKSHYRQFLIIVMVFTFSVILAACGSKQNANETESTTGSNDDKQYHLKVGYLKMNGAPLADIAIYEGFFEEENLEVELVPFNASTDGINALQTNKIDIGLTFGTTTPLAFIAKGADLNIIGGHMEGGHPVYVPKEDADQYKTFADFKGKTIGTVRLSVPDIIFKNALLNAGLDIEKDVKFVEFKSNANLIEAAAARKVDAAFSLSGFLTQATEAGLVPFAWSNDVQPGHVCCRVVTHGDYTEDQQIAFKKLLKGLIKAERVKLENPQIAVEASKERFNLPDEQVNEIVNEEHLINSADPHKHQVEELWKQMKGLGYIEGEAQNIDLNKHFNLKFYEEALEELIAENPDDEYYQQVLERYKQQNL is encoded by the coding sequence ATGAAATCCCATTATAGGCAATTCCTGATAATAGTGATGGTATTTACATTCTCAGTAATTTTGGCAGCATGCGGATCCAAACAAAATGCAAATGAAACGGAAAGCACAACAGGCAGCAACGATGATAAACAATACCACTTAAAAGTCGGATATTTAAAAATGAATGGAGCTCCATTAGCGGACATTGCCATTTATGAAGGATTTTTTGAAGAAGAGAATTTGGAAGTTGAGCTGGTTCCATTTAATGCTTCGACAGACGGCATCAATGCATTGCAAACAAATAAAATTGATATTGGTTTAACCTTTGGAACAACGACTCCATTAGCATTTATCGCAAAAGGGGCGGACTTGAACATTATCGGAGGTCATATGGAGGGAGGACATCCCGTTTATGTACCGAAAGAAGATGCCGATCAATATAAAACGTTTGCCGATTTCAAAGGAAAAACGATTGGTACAGTCAGACTCAGCGTACCGGATATTATATTTAAAAATGCTTTATTAAATGCCGGTTTGGATATTGAAAAAGACGTGAAGTTTGTTGAATTTAAATCAAATGCCAATCTGATTGAAGCGGCAGCTGCCCGTAAAGTGGATGCGGCATTTTCACTTTCCGGATTTTTAACGCAAGCAACGGAAGCGGGTTTGGTACCTTTTGCGTGGAGCAATGATGTACAGCCTGGACATGTATGCTGCCGGGTAGTGACGCACGGGGATTACACAGAAGATCAACAAATCGCATTCAAAAAACTCTTAAAAGGATTAATCAAAGCGGAACGAGTAAAGCTGGAAAATCCGCAAATTGCCGTGGAGGCTTCCAAAGAACGCTTTAATTTGCCGGATGAACAAGTGAATGAAATTGTCAACGAAGAACACTTAATCAACTCGGCGGATCCCCATAAGCATCAGGTGGAAGAATTGTGGAAACAAATGAAAGGTCTCGGCTACATTGAAGGCGAAGCCCAAAATATCGATTTGAATAAACATTTTAATCTGAAATTCTATGAGGAAGCCTTGGAGGAATTAATCGCGGAAAATCCGGATGATGAATATTATCAACAAGTGTTGGAACGTTATAAACAACAAAATTTATGA
- the ssuE gene encoding NADPH-dependent FMN reductase codes for MVKKAVIINGSNKKSSRLTGIHEYVENYLTKGNIQTNSIYVHELPAQDLILINFASEEIQKANKLVEEADIVVILTPIFKASYTGILKTYLDLIPQNGLENKTVIPIAIGGSFGHLLSIEYALKPVISVLGATEILKSVFVLDQQVERLDNGKYQIADEAIRRLDDQLQKVTDRALITQ; via the coding sequence ATGGTGAAAAAAGCAGTGATTATTAATGGCAGCAATAAAAAGTCATCCCGTTTGACAGGAATTCATGAGTATGTGGAAAATTATCTGACGAAAGGGAATATTCAAACAAACTCCATTTATGTTCATGAATTGCCGGCGCAAGATTTAATTCTTATCAATTTTGCAAGTGAAGAAATTCAAAAAGCCAACAAACTTGTTGAAGAAGCTGATATTGTCGTTATTTTAACACCGATCTTTAAAGCTTCTTATACAGGAATCTTAAAAACATATTTGGATTTGATTCCGCAAAATGGATTGGAAAATAAAACGGTGATCCCAATTGCAATAGGCGGTTCCTTTGGCCATTTGCTTTCCATTGAATATGCGTTAAAACCGGTCATTTCTGTTCTTGGCGCAACTGAAATATTGAAATCCGTATTTGTATTGGATCAGCAAGTGGAACGATTGGATAACGGTAAATATCAAATCGCTGATGAAGCCATTCGCCGCTTGGATGACCAATTGCAGAAAGTTACGGATCGGGCCCTCATTACTCAATAA
- a CDS encoding sulfite exporter TauE/SafE family protein codes for MEYLLLAVIALCAGILGSLVGLGGGVILIPATLYFGINLNFFPDITPQRVVGLSVIMMIFIGLSSTISYMRSKQVDFVSGLIFFIGSAPGAVLGAWLNKGLNIDSFNLYFGILLIVLSAILFVRDKLKPIHWFLEHGLKRSFTDRQGQTFEYGYPIWFAFVFSFFVGMISGLFGIGGGSLMVPAMVMLFRFPPHVAVATSMFMVFLTSIVNSLSHIYLGNVPWHYTVPVIIGAYVGAKLGSALNKRLKSKTVVLVLQIVMVLIGVRSIIEGLV; via the coding sequence ATGGAATATTTGCTTCTCGCAGTCATTGCGCTTTGTGCCGGAATACTGGGATCGCTTGTCGGATTGGGTGGGGGAGTCATTCTGATCCCGGCAACGTTGTATTTCGGAATCAATTTGAATTTTTTCCCGGACATTACGCCACAGCGGGTTGTCGGTTTATCCGTCATAATGATGATTTTTATCGGGTTATCATCAACGATTTCCTACATGAGATCAAAGCAGGTGGATTTCGTCAGCGGATTGATTTTTTTTATCGGAAGCGCGCCCGGGGCGGTTTTGGGGGCATGGTTGAACAAGGGATTGAATATTGATTCATTTAATCTGTATTTCGGTATTTTATTGATCGTTTTGTCAGCGATATTATTTGTTCGGGACAAATTGAAACCGATTCACTGGTTTCTTGAACACGGGTTAAAAAGAAGTTTTACCGATCGCCAAGGGCAAACTTTTGAATACGGATACCCGATATGGTTTGCATTTGTCTTTTCTTTTTTTGTCGGAATGATTTCGGGTTTATTCGGCATTGGCGGGGGATCATTAATGGTTCCGGCAATGGTGATGTTGTTCCGTTTCCCGCCGCATGTTGCAGTCGCGACGTCCATGTTTATGGTGTTTTTGACATCCATTGTTAATTCCTTGAGCCATATTTATTTGGGGAATGTTCCATGGCATTATACCGTTCCTGTCATTATCGGAGCTTATGTCGGAGCAAAATTGGGATCGGCTTTAAACAAACGGCTGAAATCAAAAACGGTTGTGCTTGTGTTGCAAATCGTTATGGTGTTGATCGGCGTCCGTTCTATAATAGAAGGGCTAGTTTAA
- a CDS encoding transposase yields the protein MYILQESLFSFEELQILESKEKLPIFFSALDLRPYAKQLKSSSPQGAEGHSKEGILRALIAAPLEGIDTFTSLHNRLKNDLRFRYQCGLDISRPAPSISTLSRVFSSLTKTGLVKRIFQDLVQLAQEEGVIDGKHQAIDSAAIDAYEKKQPKKRSEQTGNANWGAKFDSFGNKITWFGYKMHLSVDTKSELPMAIEVTPAHINDGDVAPQLIEQVKSCTNSKIDFLIMDGGYDQLKNYESAKNIGAQAIIPLNLRNEKEPPEGIASNGTPRCSMGYEMTYWGANKDQLKFRCPHATGKVDCPLGMAACSSSNYGMVVKINVNKDLRRYSNPHRDSKRWKELYNERTSVERCNSRMKSYLTANSLHVWGIDKVKTHIYLNAIVLLVSALAMAKESKKQQTA from the coding sequence TTGTATATTCTACAAGAAAGTCTATTTTCCTTTGAAGAATTGCAAATTTTAGAGTCAAAAGAGAAATTACCGATCTTTTTTAGTGCTCTAGATTTGCGTCCTTATGCTAAACAATTGAAAAGTTCTTCACCCCAAGGGGCTGAAGGACATTCCAAAGAAGGGATATTAAGGGCTCTTATCGCTGCCCCATTAGAAGGTATTGATACTTTTACTTCTCTTCACAATCGATTAAAAAATGACCTGCGTTTTCGTTACCAATGTGGTTTAGATATTAGCAGGCCTGCACCATCCATCTCTACTCTTAGCCGAGTATTTTCTTCACTAACCAAAACTGGACTTGTGAAAAGAATCTTTCAAGATCTCGTCCAGTTAGCTCAAGAGGAAGGAGTAATTGATGGAAAACATCAGGCTATCGACAGTGCCGCCATTGATGCTTATGAAAAGAAGCAGCCTAAGAAGCGAAGTGAACAAACAGGCAACGCCAATTGGGGGGCAAAGTTTGATTCCTTCGGTAATAAAATTACTTGGTTTGGCTATAAGATGCATCTTTCCGTTGACACCAAAAGTGAATTACCAATGGCGATTGAAGTAACCCCTGCTCATATCAACGATGGGGATGTCGCACCACAATTAATTGAACAAGTAAAGAGTTGTACAAACTCTAAAATTGATTTCCTGATAATGGATGGTGGGTACGACCAGCTAAAAAACTACGAATCCGCCAAGAACATCGGGGCTCAAGCTATTATTCCACTCAATTTGCGTAATGAAAAGGAGCCTCCCGAAGGAATTGCCTCCAATGGAACCCCACGCTGTTCGATGGGGTACGAAATGACTTATTGGGGCGCCAATAAGGATCAGCTCAAATTCAGATGTCCACACGCAACCGGAAAAGTGGATTGCCCATTAGGAATGGCAGCCTGTTCATCCTCCAACTATGGAATGGTAGTAAAAATTAACGTGAATAAGGATCTTCGCCGGTACTCTAATCCACACCGCGATTCCAAACGTTGGAAAGAACTTTACAATGAGCGAACCAGTGTAGAACGGTGCAATTCAAGAATGAAAAGTTATCTTACAGCGAACTCCCTGCATGTGTGGGGAATCGATAAAGTAAAAACTCATATTTACTTGAACGCCATCGTATTACTGGTTTCAGCTCTCGCAATGGCAAAAGAGAGTAAAAAGCAACAAACCGCTTAA
- a CDS encoding ABC transporter ATP-binding protein, with protein MQVLEETKKPDQMLAPIKIEVKNVNFGYGETEILKDINLQVREGEFIVLMGPSGSGKSTFLRLLTNLEKPTSGEILIDHQKLTKEIPDLAVVFQDYSLFPWLTAEENIVLALKKKWKGKKSKKELFELAEQYLALVQLGHAAKKYPGEMSGGMRQRAAIARALSMGADLLVMDEPFGALDPITRIQLQELVLQINQTQKKTVIFVTHDAEEAIMLADRIVMFSPGPPGKILECIDVPFEKPRKRDELFESTEFTEFRDHLLNVMNKGIFEKLSQSEVVKDGGGI; from the coding sequence GTGCAAGTATTGGAAGAAACGAAGAAACCTGATCAAATGTTAGCGCCCATTAAAATTGAAGTAAAGAATGTAAATTTTGGTTATGGGGAAACAGAAATATTAAAAGATATCAATTTGCAAGTAAGAGAAGGGGAATTCATTGTATTGATGGGGCCGAGCGGTTCAGGAAAGAGCACCTTTCTGCGATTGCTTACCAATCTTGAAAAACCGACATCCGGTGAGATTTTGATCGATCATCAGAAATTGACGAAAGAAATACCTGATTTAGCAGTGGTGTTCCAGGATTACTCCCTTTTCCCCTGGCTGACGGCCGAGGAAAATATTGTGCTCGCTTTAAAGAAGAAGTGGAAAGGAAAAAAATCGAAAAAAGAACTGTTTGAATTGGCGGAGCAGTATTTGGCCTTGGTTCAGTTGGGGCATGCAGCCAAGAAATATCCGGGTGAAATGTCCGGGGGGATGCGGCAGCGGGCGGCCATAGCAAGGGCATTATCCATGGGGGCGGATTTGCTGGTGATGGATGAACCTTTTGGTGCATTGGACCCCATTACAAGAATTCAGTTGCAAGAACTTGTTTTACAAATTAACCAAACGCAAAAGAAAACCGTTATTTTTGTAACACATGACGCGGAAGAAGCCATTATGTTGGCGGATCGGATTGTCATGTTTTCACCAGGCCCTCCAGGTAAGATTTTGGAGTGTATCGATGTTCCATTCGAAAAACCGAGAAAACGGGACGAGCTATTTGAAAGTACCGAATTTACCGAATTCCGCGATCATTTATTAAATGTAATGAATAAAGGAATCTTTGAAAAATTGAGTCAAAGTGAAGTGGTAAAGGATGGAGGAGGAATCTGA
- a CDS encoding acyl-CoA dehydrogenase family protein, translating to MNRANQTIRNERDQQLVEYAERVAEQIGETAGQYDETGEFPFEHFDILKKEGYLKLVIPKEYGGDELSLYEILLVQERLAKASGSTALAVGWHLMTFFSLRYCRPWKEEIFAKLCRAAVEEGLVLNVYATERAAGNIVRGSNPSTIARKVQGGYVINGRKAFATLAPIVKHFTVLAYVEEEDKVAEFLIEKNDSVEIIDTWNVLGMRGTGSMDIQLNNVFVPDEALLAYSEKGKPNRFIGYSSAYTLQLPAIYLGIATAARDFILKYVHEKYSPSLGGYIFEAPHVQQKIGEIEALIAASRFILYSIAEKWDKNKHLRDQLSNEVAITKYTVCNHAKKIVELAMQIAGGHSLSKDIPLERYFRDVQCGAFNPPLDDMVIRQIANAAIQDYQNSNKTKELV from the coding sequence ATGAATCGAGCAAATCAAACGATCCGAAATGAAAGAGATCAACAGTTGGTAGAGTATGCGGAACGTGTCGCCGAGCAGATTGGCGAAACTGCGGGGCAATATGATGAAACGGGGGAGTTTCCCTTTGAACATTTTGATATTTTGAAAAAAGAAGGCTATTTGAAATTGGTCATTCCAAAAGAATATGGCGGCGATGAATTATCTTTATACGAGATATTACTCGTTCAAGAACGGTTGGCAAAAGCGTCCGGTTCCACAGCTCTTGCAGTAGGCTGGCATCTGATGACATTTTTTAGCCTGCGATATTGTAGACCGTGGAAAGAAGAAATTTTTGCTAAATTGTGCAGAGCGGCAGTGGAAGAAGGTCTGGTCTTGAATGTCTATGCCACTGAAAGGGCGGCTGGAAATATTGTCAGAGGATCAAACCCATCGACCATCGCAAGGAAGGTGCAAGGCGGATATGTCATTAATGGTAGAAAGGCATTTGCTACCCTTGCGCCGATTGTAAAACATTTTACGGTCCTGGCATATGTGGAAGAAGAAGATAAAGTCGCCGAATTTTTAATCGAAAAAAATGACTCCGTGGAAATCATTGATACGTGGAATGTTCTTGGCATGAGAGGAACCGGAAGCATGGATATCCAGTTAAATAATGTTTTTGTTCCGGATGAAGCCTTGCTTGCATATTCGGAAAAGGGAAAACCGAACCGTTTCATTGGTTATAGCAGCGCATACACATTGCAATTGCCTGCGATTTATTTGGGAATTGCAACCGCGGCAAGAGATTTCATCTTAAAATATGTCCATGAAAAATATTCTCCCAGTTTAGGGGGATATATCTTTGAAGCGCCCCATGTCCAACAAAAAATAGGGGAAATTGAAGCGCTGATTGCAGCTTCAAGGTTCATTTTATATAGTATCGCGGAAAAGTGGGACAAAAATAAGCACCTCCGGGATCAGCTAAGCAATGAAGTCGCCATCACCAAATATACGGTATGCAATCATGCCAAAAAAATAGTGGAGTTGGCCATGCAAATTGCGGGAGGACATTCATTGTCCAAAGACATTCCTCTGGAAAGATATTTCAGAGATGTTCAGTGCGGGGCCTTCAATCCGCCATTGGATGATATGGTGATCAGGCAAATTGCGAACGCAGCAATACAGGATTACCAAAATTCAAATAAAACAAAGGAATTGGTATAA
- a CDS encoding DUF72 domain-containing protein gives MIKIGLTGWGDHPSLYRENSAKKDKLFDYSGHFPIVEVDTSFYAIPSVKNVEKWVEETPENFQFIVKAYQGMTGHKRDELPYQDQREMFEAFRQCANAFQKFNKLGMILAQFPPWFDCTSQNVKYLLYIKKQLEEFPIAIEFRNQTWFQQGREEATIQFLRENGFIHTVCDEPQAGIGSVPFVPKATNKKALVRLHGRNVFGWRNNGAPNWREVRFLYDYSKAELEELAKSIRELEADAEEVYVLFNNNSGHHAANNAKSLQEILKIEYEGLAPKQLNLFEGEF, from the coding sequence ATGATTAAAATTGGTCTTACTGGATGGGGGGACCATCCTTCCCTTTATCGGGAAAATTCCGCGAAGAAAGATAAACTCTTTGATTATAGCGGCCATTTTCCAATCGTTGAGGTCGATACATCCTTCTATGCCATTCCATCGGTGAAAAACGTTGAAAAATGGGTGGAAGAAACGCCGGAAAATTTTCAATTTATCGTCAAGGCGTATCAAGGGATGACCGGCCATAAGAGAGATGAGCTTCCTTATCAGGACCAAAGGGAAATGTTTGAAGCATTCCGACAGTGTGCCAATGCTTTTCAAAAGTTCAATAAATTGGGGATGATCCTTGCCCAATTTCCGCCATGGTTTGATTGCACTTCTCAAAATGTAAAGTATCTTTTGTATATAAAAAAGCAATTGGAGGAGTTCCCAATCGCCATTGAATTCCGCAATCAGACCTGGTTTCAGCAGGGCAGGGAAGAGGCGACGATCCAATTTTTGAGGGAGAATGGCTTCATCCATACCGTCTGCGATGAACCGCAGGCAGGTATCGGTTCGGTGCCGTTTGTTCCGAAAGCGACGAACAAGAAAGCATTGGTGCGTCTTCACGGGAGAAATGTTTTTGGATGGAGAAATAATGGTGCACCCAACTGGAGAGAAGTACGCTTTCTATATGACTATAGCAAAGCGGAATTGGAAGAATTGGCAAAATCCATTAGAGAATTGGAAGCGGATGCGGAAGAAGTGTACGTGCTGTTTAACAACAATTCCGGACACCATGCCGCAAATAACGCCAAATCGCTTCAGGAAATATTAAAGATAGAATATGAGGGGCTTGCACCGAAACAATTAAATCTTTTCGAAGGGGAATTTTAA